In Populus alba chromosome 4, ASM523922v2, whole genome shotgun sequence, the genomic window TGCTAATTATCTTCAATGCATCTCATAGGCAACCAGCCCCCAGACAGGTGTTCAACAATCTGGAGGAAGCTTGAAATCAATGAAAGATAAATCCAATCAGCAGGATAAAGATGCACAAGAGGGATCTGCCTTGAAAACTGCTGGGCCTGGTGGTGAGATAACAGCAGGTGTGTGCACCAACTTATTCACACCGATTGTCTTGTCTAAACAATATTGAAAAATCAATATTGGATCTGTAACATGCTGGAGTTTGCATGCATGTATATAGTCTGTGTAACATGTGTATGAAGTATGCTGTAATAGTCCTTCAGAAATTACTGTGGACCTATATTCTGGAACATCCTGAAAATGATATTTTGGCCTAAAAAGGGCAGggaatactatttttaaaaaacttaggctccgtttgtttacaggaaagtgaattccttttggaaagtgaattccggggaaagtgaattcctggaaagtgaattccggaaaagtattttccgatgtttggtagtgttatggaaaatgaactggactttccagtgtttgttgtattatggaaaatgaacatgatcacttacaataaaaaaaaatgaaaatctaaaatgtataatgatgatttttttttttattatattctatattcatacatagattattttataaatataactatatatatcatatcatattatagagaaataagcttgtgaaattttttttactattccatgaaactatttataattccattacgtacgaaatacatctgACAAAacctatagttttaataatatttttagcatgtaataaaattggataaaatattaaggtataaaattcactctaaactattttttttaaatattaaaaaaatagcacactgtaaaaaaaaaaatcccacatGCAAGTAaacagtgcaagaaaaattgttcactatttttcaatgaactgcactattcattgaacagtgcaattaacatgaacagttgcTTTTCACCTCTGGCCACtatcggaaagtgttttcctttctttaacggaaggaaaacactttcctttctcaatgttattaattttaagttgaccggaaaccactttcctttGACCACTTTCCTTTGTTGCTGCCAAACAcaggaaaagcaggaaagtgaattccgggaattcactttcctgcaatcaaacacagCCTTAGTtccctttttctctttcctttccttagtttttctttttggttgggGTAGGGGTGATGGATGTGcagctttttatttgttttgttagtGGCTGCCAATGTTTTCTGCTTTCTGTCTTTACTTGATTGTACCTGCAGCTTTGGTTCCAAAGACTAACACTGGATAcccaataaagaaaagaagattgaTGCCAGATCCTTGTGGAAGTACTTTTATATGTTCTTGACTTTGTTGCTTGTCATTGATATTACTCTGGAATGCAGGGtttttgttgaagaaaagtGGAAAAACTAATGGCTGGAGCAAGCGTTGGTttgttttgaatgaaaaaagtGGCAAGGTTAGTGTATAGAGTTTTGGCCAGCTTAAAGTGATtgtatgatatttaattttctgTGCACTGAAGTTGACATCATCCTTCACCAAAGAGGGCATTGCCTTCATTCTCTAACTCCTGTAAATGTAGCAAATTTGCTTAAGTGTGGTCATGTACCACATTAACATATCTATTATTTAGGAGCATCATGTCCAGCTTGAGAAAAGTATGCTTGAGATGAACTTGGCGCTTAAAatgtcaagtaaaaaaaatgctatCTAGTTTCAATAAGGTTATTGTACAGTGATTCTCATCTTTTACATTGTATAGTGAAGCCATTtgaatttttcaattgttatttGGTGCCTTCGGTAAATGTTGTCACCCATTCAGGAATTGGGTCTTGCATAATGTTTACGGCCCCCTTCATTAGTCCTTGAATTTGATCATTCGTTTTTCTACCACTACCACTCATTTGTTTGTAAGTTTACTTTCTTTTACGGCGGgcttatattatttaacttttgttgcAGCTTGGTTACACCAAAAAGCAAGAAGAAAGACACTTCCGTGGGGTTATTACTTTGGAGGTAAGGAACTCCCCAGGAGAGGGGAATttcaattgataataaaaagcataaatcaTAATGCTAAGTACTTTATGTTATTGAAGTAAGCTGAAACTAAAATTGATGTGGGATCTGTACATATAAAAATTTGTTATTAGGATGATGCTTGGTGAGGATTGACAGTCCTCTCTTGTCACATCCTAATTTGTTTAAGAAACTTGGATGACACAAGATATCTACAGAAATGTGTAAATAGTTACAGCCATGTACATCATAAGCTTCAAattatttgcaattttgttttaaatataaaaggcTGGGCATGAAATGGGAATCTATTTCTAATGTCAAAGTGATTGgcttttgtataatataaaagGAAGACTCGAATTTGAAGAAGATTTGAGCACAGTTGTAATCAATCAAGCCTGCATAAGTAACTCTGAAAGGGTTTTCTCAAAACGaagtttgaaagaaaataatgcaGCCGTAATAATTCAATCCACTAGGTTAAAATATGGATtcatttgacttgaaaaaaaaaaaaaacagaaactttACAGGCATGTCCTACAGAAGAGCAAAAGTTTGATAAAATATAGGATTTCTGAGGTAAAAATCTGAccgaaaaaaacagagagggagATAGAGAGGCTTATGCAGGTGATGGAAGGCAAGTTTTGTAAATAAGATGGAAAAACAACTCCTATGGACATCAGGTGGTATTTCTTTCTGAcataataagttaaaaatagaAGTTCTATGATGCAAGTTTTCAGGTTGTCCTGCCAGTATAAGTTCTGAAATTCTTGATGGGACAAGTGAATGTATTATCTAGTGTACTGCTTTTGCCCTAATAATTTCAAAGTGACCAAGCTTGAAATCAAtgctaattttcattttttcttctcttaatgCTTATTGATTTACCCTAATCTTTGGATGTGACAATCAGGAATGCAATATTGAAGAAGtttctgaagaagaagaaaccccATCAAAAAGTTCCAAGGATAAAAAGGCAAATGGACCAAGTTCTGAGAAAGGACCTAGTCTTGTGTTCAAAATAACTAGTAGAGTTCAATATAAGACTGTCTTGAAAGGTATATTTAACTTGCCTCTCTATCTTGTTTGCTTTCACCCTCCcctgaaaaaaaatacacactcACAAAAATGCTGATTAatgatcccttttttttttttccagctcaCAGTGCTGTTGTATTAAAAGCTGAGAGCGTGGCTGATAAAGTTGAGTGGCTAAACAAGTTGAGAAATGTCATCCAATCTAAAGGAGGCCAAGCGATTGGTGAATCTGGGCCTCCCATGCGTCATAGCATGTCTGATGGTTCCCTAGTGAGTTATCCAGTGATGTTTATTGTTCTTTCtcacctctcttttttttgtctgGGGTGACTGGATGCCATTATTACATACCTTTGCTGCAATTTGTGAttgttggaattttttatttttttgtgcctAGTATTTTAGTTCTTAAGAAACAgaatattagcacccctaaagTCGAAGTAGTTGGGACTGTTTCTTGGAACTATTCTAATTTGCTACCCTTTAGGATACAATTGCTAGAAGACCTGCTGACCCTGAAGAAGAGCTCCGGTGGATGTCACAAGAAGTACGCGGCTATGTTGAAGCTGTTCTTAACAGCCTTGGTGCCAATGTCCCAAaagtatttctttttcttgaatgcCAATcgtcatattatttttaattgttgatataattttttgaaatatttatcattttgttcTTGTTGAGCAGGCAGTTGTTCTTTGCCAAGTAGAGAAAGCCAAAGAAGACATGCTTAATCAATTATATAGCTCTATCAGGTCAGTGTACTGTTACTTGCTTTTGTAATGTATGGATATCTTCTTCGTTATGCCCTGTGAGTTGCAAACCTTTTGAGTgcattatatatattcttaatggAAGTTGGTGTGCTGCACATGGCACCGAATACCATCTCAAGTACATTTGAGatttctaatttctttctttatttgtgTTGCCAATTTCTCTCTCAATAAAGGCTTActtgttactcattttttggTGGCTAGTGCACAAAGCACAGCAAGGATTGAGGAGCTGCTCCAGGAGGACCAGAATGCAAAGAGGAGGAGAGAACGCTATCAGAAACAATCCTCTCTTCTTTCAAATCTCACTAGGAAACTTAGCATCCATGATAATCGAGCAGCTGCTGCTTCCAACTGGTCTGATGGTGGGGGTGGTGCAGGTAATGGTGGCTACAAACAGTACAGTTCACCTTTATGTTGATGTTTGCTTATGCAGACATTTCTTAGCTTGCATGTTCATAATAATAGAACCAGTAGCATCAGTATTTCCTTTTCATGGTAATTTCATGAAGCTGATTTATAATATGTTGTCTgcataatttttgtattttactc contains:
- the LOC118031109 gene encoding dynamin-2A isoform X2; the protein is MKLRLPNLLSGLQGKSQIVQDELVGLGEQMVSSSEGTRALALELCREFEDKFLLHLMGGEGNGWKVVASFEGNFPNRIKQLPLDRHFDINNVKRIVLEADGYQPYLISPEKGLRSLIKGVLELAKEPSKLCVDEVHRVLVDIVSSAANATPGLGRYPPFKREVVAIASSALDGFKNEAKKMVVALVDMERAFVPPQHFIRLVQRRMDRQRREDELKNKSSKKTVDAEQSILNRATSPQTGVQQSGGSLKSMKDKSNQQDKDAQEGSALKTAGPGGEITAGFLLKKSGKTNGWSKRWFVLNEKSGKLGYTKKQEERHFRGVITLEECNIEEVSEEEETPSKSSKDKKANGPSSEKGPSLVFKITSRVQYKTVLKAHSAVVLKAESVADKVEWLNKLRNVIQSKGGQAIGESGPPMRHSMSDGSLDTIARRPADPEEELRWMSQEVRGYVEAVLNSLGANVPKAVVLCQVEKAKEDMLNQLYSSISAQSTARIEELLQEDQNAKRRRERYQKQSSLLSNLTRKLSIHDNRAAAASNWSDGGGGAESSPRTNGPSSGEDWRNAFDAAANGPADSFGGPSRSHSRRNSDPAQNGDVNSNSSRRTPTRMPPVPPQSGSSYRY